A single region of the Aeromonas hydrophila subsp. hydrophila ATCC 7966 genome encodes:
- the nudF gene encoding ADP-ribose diphosphatase translates to MSQQALPQTRHYSADDVKIIDKSAGYNGFFKVNVYRLQHRLFAGGWNEPIVRELFERGHAAALLPYDPVRDQIVLVEQFRIGAIETSATPWLLELVAGIIDPGEVAEEVVRREAVEEAGIEVGRCEHAISYLVSPGGSTERIEVYVGEVDASKAEGIHGLAEEGEDIRVHVVSREQAYAWLKEGRIDNAASVIALQWLALNHGELRARWLAGR, encoded by the coding sequence ATGTCGCAGCAAGCCTTGCCCCAAACCCGTCACTACTCTGCCGATGACGTGAAAATTATCGATAAATCAGCAGGATATAACGGGTTCTTCAAAGTGAACGTCTATCGTCTGCAGCACAGGTTATTTGCAGGGGGCTGGAACGAGCCCATCGTCCGCGAGCTGTTCGAGCGCGGCCATGCCGCCGCCCTGTTGCCCTACGACCCGGTGCGCGACCAGATCGTGCTGGTGGAGCAGTTTCGGATCGGCGCCATCGAGACCAGCGCCACCCCCTGGCTGCTGGAGCTGGTGGCCGGCATCATAGACCCGGGTGAGGTCGCTGAAGAGGTGGTGCGGCGCGAAGCGGTGGAAGAGGCGGGCATCGAGGTCGGCCGCTGCGAGCACGCCATCAGCTATCTGGTGAGCCCGGGCGGCAGCACCGAGCGTATCGAGGTCTATGTGGGCGAGGTGGATGCCAGCAAGGCCGAGGGGATCCACGGTCTGGCGGAAGAGGGGGAAGACATCCGGGTCCACGTGGTGAGCCGCGAGCAGGCCTATGCCTGGCTCAAAGAGGGGCGCATCGACAACGCCGCCTCCGTCATCGCCCTGCAGTGGCTGGCTCTCAATCACGGCGAGCTGCGTGCCCGCTGGCTGGCGGGGCGCTAA
- a CDS encoding DUF1249 domain-containing protein — translation MSLQRTCEVNYMTLMKLLPPGGSVGAERRYQVGNGLQFQLTVSEESRFTSQVILAQHNPELPSYLQARIEIRLYHDVRMAEVCAAQQISRLQPRYDYPNKNMHQRDEKEQVNLFLADWLKFCLRHGTSLINIL, via the coding sequence ATGTCCTTGCAGCGTACCTGCGAGGTCAACTACATGACCCTGATGAAACTGCTGCCCCCGGGCGGCAGTGTCGGCGCCGAACGCCGCTATCAGGTGGGCAACGGCCTGCAGTTTCAGCTCACGGTGAGCGAGGAGAGTCGCTTCACCAGCCAGGTGATCCTGGCCCAGCACAACCCGGAATTGCCGAGTTATTTGCAGGCCCGGATAGAGATTCGTTTGTATCATGACGTGCGGATGGCGGAAGTGTGTGCGGCGCAACAGATTTCAAGGTTGCAACCACGTTATGATTATCCCAATAAAAATATGCACCAGCGGGATGAAAAGGAGCAGGTAAACCTGTTTCTGGCCGATTGGCTAAAATTTTGTCTCAGACATGGTACCAGCCTGATAAACATCCTCTAG